The following coding sequences lie in one Mucilaginibacter sp. KACC 22773 genomic window:
- a CDS encoding Spx/MgsR family RNA polymerase-binding regulatory protein, giving the protein MKVYGITNCNTVKKALDWLKANKVDYDFQDFKKLGVSTEKLQEWDTKAGYEKFMNKQGLTWKQLDPAVKESIKTNTDALQLLQQKTSMIKRPVIEDGGFLFFGFDEKVYADHFLKK; this is encoded by the coding sequence ATGAAAGTTTACGGAATTACCAATTGCAATACAGTAAAAAAAGCCCTCGACTGGCTTAAAGCAAACAAAGTAGATTACGATTTCCAGGATTTCAAAAAACTGGGGGTCAGTACCGAAAAGCTACAGGAGTGGGACACAAAAGCAGGATACGAAAAATTCATGAACAAGCAAGGCTTAACCTGGAAACAGCTTGACCCGGCGGTTAAAGAAAGCATAAAAACCAATACCGATGCCCTGCAACTACTACAGCAAAAAACGAGCATGATTAAACGCCCCGTTATTGAAGATGGCGGTTTCTTGTTTTTCGGCTTTGATGAAAAGGTATATGCCGATCATTTTTTGAAGAAATAG